A part of Terriglobia bacterium genomic DNA contains:
- a CDS encoding DUF2256 domain-containing protein, which produces MVRHVEMLRPPLQKEELPRRKCPVCGKEFTPNRKWQAFDTKPCQQKYYAATHPRVSVENLKGQAKKK; this is translated from the coding sequence ATGGTACGACATGTCGAAATGTTGAGACCGCCCCTGCAAAAGGAAGAACTGCCCCGACGCAAATGCCCGGTCTGCGGCAAGGAGTTCACCCCCAACCGAAAATGGCAAGCCTTCGACACCAAGCCGTGCCAGCAGAAGTACTACGCCGCAACGCACCCCAGGGTCTCCGTCGAGAACCTGAAGGGGCAAGCCAAGAAGAAGTGA